DNA from Ancylothrix sp. D3o:
CTGCTTTGCAGTCGGGTTCGCCTGAAATGTCAAAAAAATTTTTAGAGCAGTTAGCCCAACAGTTACCCACGCCGATCCAGTGCATTCAATTGGCCAATCCGGTGACTGGCAAGGCGGTAGTCAGCACTTGTGGGGAGAAGTCGATAGGGGTTTTTGGCGCTTCTGTGTGGCCGACCAAATTCAGCAATTTTGATACGCCAGCCTCTCATGTGAAAGTGACAGCGGTTTTGCCAGAGAAGTCCTCGCTTAACGATTCGCAAACTAATGTTAGCGGCGAAAGTAAACTGAGTTTGGTGTTGAGTGCGCCGGTTTATGATGCCCAAACCGGTGAGTTACGCTATGCGCTGAAAATTCAGTCGGCTTTGTTAGCCCCAGAAAGTGATAAGCCCCGCTCTCTTTATGGTTATACGGTGGTGATTCGGGAAGATGGTACTATTCTTAATCACCCAACTGCTTATCGTGTCGGACGCAATATTACCGAAGAAGAAGATGCTGATCGCTTGCGTAGCATTATGACTACGGCGCTGTCTGGGAAAACCGATTTTGGGCATTTATTTGGGTTTGAGCGCAAAGGTGTGGAATTGCTGGCCGGTTATACCTCGCTTTCTATTCCTCTTAGCAATACCCAAAGCCAGCGCTGGGTGATTTTGGCGGTGACTCGTTTAGATAATGCTCTGGCCGGTCTTGAGGAAATTCAGCACGTTTTGGTAACGTTAATTTTGGGCTTGCTAGGCGCGAATTTGTTGGCAACGCTTTATCTGTCAAGGGATTTGGCCCGTCCTTTGGAAAAGTTGGGCTTTTATGCGATGGCGGTACAAGCGCGGGGAACGTTTGAACGCATACCCCATAATTTCAAAATCAGAGAGTTTAATCAGCTTGCTGAGGCGCTTGATAGTATGGTGGAGCGCTTGCTGGCTTGGGCTGACGAGTTGGAGACGGCTTGGAAGGAAGCTAAAGTGGCTTCGGAGTTGAAAAATGAGTTTTTGGCTAATACTTCTCACGAGTTGAGAACGCCTCTAAATGCCATTATTGGTTGTATTCGTTTGGTGCGCGATGGCTGCTGTGATGATGAGGAGGAGGAAACCGAGTTTTTACAACGGGCTGATGATGCGGCAATTCATTTGCTCGATATTATTAATGATGTTCTCGATATTGCCAAAATTGAGGCCGGTACTTTGACGGTTGTTATGGAGCCGGTTGATTTAAATAAGGTTTTGCAAGAGGCGATTTATTTACAACAAAGTCAAATTCAACAAAAAAATTTAGAGTTGGTTTGGCAGCTTTGTTCGGAAGCCGTGACGGTGGAGGCTGATCCGGCAAAGCTAAAGCAGGTATTTTTAAATGTCG
Protein-coding regions in this window:
- a CDS encoding ATP-binding protein translates to MLDIEKQPKRKCPLAHALLLYQQPLDFFPEPLNYGGWMPNLSGLLKKIFWPQLGQTSFRRILLSRILLLSVPVLLLGEYVTYRKARSGLLETARQNLSESAQRKAERIQDSIKGLQTGLLTATQTTALQSGSPEMSKKFLEQLAQQLPTPIQCIQLANPVTGKAVVSTCGEKSIGVFGASVWPTKFSNFDTPASHVKVTAVLPEKSSLNDSQTNVSGESKLSLVLSAPVYDAQTGELRYALKIQSALLAPESDKPRSLYGYTVVIREDGTILNHPTAYRVGRNITEEEDADRLRSIMTTALSGKTDFGHLFGFERKGVELLAGYTSLSIPLSNTQSQRWVILAVTRLDNALAGLEEIQHVLVTLILGLLGANLLATLYLSRDLARPLEKLGFYAMAVQARGTFERIPHNFKIREFNQLAEALDSMVERLLAWADELETAWKEAKVASELKNEFLANTSHELRTPLNAIIGCIRLVRDGCCDDEEEETEFLQRADDAAIHLLDIINDVLDIAKIEAGTLTVVMEPVDLNKVLQEAIYLQQSQIQQKNLELVWQLCSEAVTVEADPAKLKQVFLNVVGNAIKFTDAGSIKVSTQIEPAQQPSQIHESNVVVKIQDTGIGVDQTQQHRLFQPFVMVDGTRTRRYGGTGLGLAISRNLIELMKGKISLYSDGPGHGTTVEIKLPLVDLKPLNSLSNEELGIRK